Below is a genomic region from Pseudomonas berkeleyensis.
GCTGTGTAGGGTGCGCCGTGCACACCGGGAATATCGCAGTGCCTGCCTGGTGCGCACAGCGCACCCTACGAGCAGCCGCCCGGCCGGCAGTTAGCCTGCGCGCCTATGCTTAGCCGCGATTGGCAGCCGCGACGATCAGCGCCTTCATCTCGGCGACGGCCTGTTTGAAGCCGACGAACAACGCATGGGCGACGATGGCGTGGCCGATGTTCAGTTCGTTGATACCGGGAATCGCCGCCACGGCTTCGGCGTTGTGGTAGTGCAGGCCATGACCGGCATTGACGATCAATCCGTGGTTCAGACCGCAGATGACGCCATCACGAATGCGCGAAAGCTCATGCGCAGCTTCTTCCGCGGTGTGAGCATCAGCGTAGCGGCCAGTGTGCAGTTCAATAGCCGGAGCACCGACGCGCATGGCTGCTTCGATCTGCCGCTCTTCGGCATCGATGAACAGCGACACCTCGCAACCTGCCAGCGTCAGACGCTCCACCGCCGCGGCAATGCGTGCCTCCTGGCCGGCCACATCGAGGCCACCTTCGGTGGTCAGCTCCTGGCGGGTTTCCGGTACCAGGCAGACATGCGCCGGGCGGATTTGCTCGGCGAAACCGAGCATGAAATCGGTGACGCCCATCTCGAAGTTCATCCGCGTCTGCAGCACGTCGGCCAATACGCGCACGTCGCGATCCTGGATATGTCGGCGGTCTTCACGCAGGTGCACGGTGATACCGTCGGCGCCAGCCTCTTCGGCGTCCAGCGCGGCCTTGACCGGATCCGGATAGCGCGTGCCGCGTGCCTGGCGCAGGGTGGCGACGTGGTCGATGTTCACGCCGAGCAGAATACAATTGGCCTCAGTCACGCTTGGACTCCTTGAGCGTCATGAAAAGTTCGCGGCTGACCAGTGGCCTACCGCCGAGATGGGGTGCCAGCGCCTGGCGCATCAGGCGCTTGGCGGCAGCCAGCGCGCCCGGCGTATGCCAGTCGGCTTCGGCCATCGCCAGCAGTTCGCGGCCCTGGAATACGCCGGGCTGCAGTTGTACCACTGGCACCAGGCCGATGTCCTGTTGCCAGCGATACAGGGCCGCCGGATCGATGGGTTGGTCGTGCTGATCACGATCCAAGGCGAAACCATAGCCCAGCTCGTCCAGCAGGCGCCATTCGAATGCACGCAGCAAGGGTTCCAACGGCCGGCCGGCCGCCAGTGCCTGCAAGGTGAGGCCATAGTGTTCGAGCATCACGGGGTGCGGATCTTCGGCCGGCAGCAGGCGAATCAGCAATTCGTTGAGGTAGAGACCGGAAAACAGCGCCTCGCCGGTCAGCAACAACGGGATGCCGGCGCTTTCCAGACGACCAACGGTCTTCAGCTCACCACGCCCGCGCAGCTCCAGTTCCAGCGGCGCGAAAGGCCGGGCAATGCTGCCGACCTTGCCACGCGCGGCACGCAGCACCGCGCGCACACGCCCCTGGGTGGTGAAGAAATCCACCAGCGCGCTGCTTTCCTTGTAGGGACGGCTGTGCAGGACGTAGGCGGTGGGAATCATGAGAAGAGCACCGCCTGGAGATGGCTAGGAAAAGGTGCGCAATCAGCGCACCTTACAGATCCAGATAGCCCAGAGAACGCAAGGCTCGCTCGTCATCGGACCAGCCGCCTTTGACCTTGACCCAGAGGTTGAGCATCACCTTGGAATCGAACATGGTTTCCATGTCCTTGCGCGCGTCCTGGCCGATGCGTTTGATGCGCTCCCCCTTGTCGCCAATGATGATCTTCTTCTGCCCGTCGCGCTCCACCAGAATCAGGCCGTGGATATGCAGGATGCGACCTTCCTGCTTGAACTCCTCGATCTCCACGGTGATCTGGTACGGCAGCTCGGCACCGAGCTGGCGCATGATCTTCTCGCGAATCAGCTCGGCCGCCAGGAAGCGACTAGAGCGGTCGGTGATCTGGTCTTCCGGGTAGAAATGCTCGGACTCCGGCAGGCGCTCGCCCACCAGCTTCTCCAGGGTGTCGAGGTTCTGCCCCTGCAGCGCGGAGATCGGTACGATCTCGGCCTGCGGCAACTGCTCGGCCAGCCAGTTCAGGTGCGGCAGCAGCTCGCTCTTGTCTTCCAGGCGGTCGGCCTTGTTGACCGCCAGCAGGATCGGGCATTTGACGTGCTGCACCTTCTCCAGAACCAGCTGATCCTCATCGGTCCAGCGCATGCGATCGACCACGAACACCACGACATCGACGTCCTTCAGCGCTGTGCTGGCACTGCGGTTCATGTAGCGATTGAGTGCCTTCTCGTTGTTCTTGTGCAGCCCCGGGGTATCGACATAGACAGCCTGGATCTCGCCCTCGGTCTTGATCCCGAGCATGTTGTGGCGGGTGGTCTGCGGCTTGCGCGAGGTGATCGCCAGCTTCTGCCCGAGGATGTGGTTGAGCAGCGTCGACTTGCCCACATTGGGGCGGCCGACGATGGCGACATAGCCGCAGCGGGTCACAGGTGCATCAGTCATTGCCATTCTCCACCCCGAGGGCGATCAGCGCCGCAGCCGCGGCGACCTGCTCGGCGATACGCCGGCTGCCGCCCTGGCCCAGGGTCTTTTCATTGAGCAGGGCCACCTGGCACTCGACCATGAAGGTACGGCAGTGTGGCTCGCCCTGAATGTCCACCACCTCGTAACGAGGCAGTTCGCAGGCGCGCGACTGGAGGAACTCCTGCAGTCGCGTCTTCGGATCCTTGTTGGTGTCGACCAGGGTCAGGCCGTCGAGCTCATTGCTCAACCAGGCCAGCACACGCTCGCGTGCCGCGTCCATGCCGGTATCCAGATAAATGGCGCCGATCAGCGCTTCGAGCGCATCGGCGAGGATCGACTCACGACGGAAACCGCCGCTTTTCAGCTCGCCGGAACCCAGGCGCAGGTACTCGCCCAGTTCGAAACCACGGGCCAGAACGGCCAGGGTTTCACCTTTGACCAAGCGGGCGCGCAGGCGCGACAACTGACCTTCACGGGCCTGCGGGAAGCGCTGGAACAGCGCCTCGCCGGCGACGAAGTTGAGGATGGCATCACCGAGAAATTCCAGGCGCTCGTTATTGCGACCGGCGAAACTGCGATGGGTCAGGGCCAGGATCATCAGATCCTGATCCTTGAAGCTATATCCGAGCTGGCGCTCGAGGCGGGACAAATTGGGACTCACGGCATCCGTACACGAAATTCTTTGTCGAAATTCACCACCAGATCGAGGTTCTCGATCAGCGGCTCGCGTTTTTCATATTTGAGGTGAACCAGGAACTCGTTGTTCTCGACTTTCACCTGCAGAGCGTCGCGCATGTTCAGGTCACGAATGTTGTTGACCTGCATACCCTTGCTGACATGGGTGTAAAACTCGTTGAGGGTTCGCACGTCAGCCGCCTTGTCGGTTTCCACCGACGTGATGATCTTCTCCATGGACATATAGTCCAGGTAATGCGGCAGCACCTTGAACGCAGTACTGGCAAAGAACGCCACCACGGCCAGAACCACCAGCCAACCCAGAATGGAAAGCCCCTGCTGCGAACGCGCGAAAGTCATGTGTGTCCCCAATGAACGGTCTTGTTGGAAAGCCTGACGGCTAGACTATTTATAGCCTGCGGCGCTGCGTTGAACAGCGCGCCAGTGCTCAATGAATCAGGCCGACACGAGAGAAATTGGGCAGATTGCTGGTCTTGGGCTCCGGCCAGCTCATCCAGATGGCGAAGGCCTTGCCGACGATATGGTCGTCGGGAACCATGCCCCACAGCTCCTGAGGGATATGACGATCACGCCAGTAACGGCTGTCGTTGGAGTTGTCGCGGTTGTCACCCATCATGAAGTAGTGCCCTTGCGGCACGACCCATTCACCGCCAGGTTCGCGGCGCATGCGGGTCATTTCCTTGCGGATGGTGTGTTCCACCTGGCCCAGACGCTCTTGATAAAGCGTCGCGCTGCCCAGGCTGCCAGCTTCTTCGCCGATCAGTTTCTCGGCCACCGGCTCGCCATTGATCAACAGACGTTTGCCTTGGGTGTACTGGATCTTGTCGCCCGGCAGACCGACCACGCGCTTGATGTAGTTGATGGTGGGATCGCTGGGGTAGCGGAATACCATCACGTCACCGCGCTGCGGGTTATCCACCTCGATGACCTTGGTGTCGATCACCGGCAGGCGAATGCCGTAGGCAAACTTGTTGACCAGAATGAAGTCGCCCACTTCCAGGGTCGGCTTCATCGACCCCGAGGGAATCTGGAAGGGTTCGACCAGAAACGAACGCAGCACCAGCACGATGGCCAGCACCGGAAAGAACGACTTGCCGTATTCGACCAGCAAGGGTTCCTTGTTCAGGCGCTCCAGCACCCGGTCTTCAGGATCGTCGACCCGCCCCTGATACGCCGCAATCGCCGCACGGCGACGCGGGGCCAGCAGAATCAGATCGATCAGAGCCAGGAGGCCACAAACGGCGACGGCGATAACCAACAGGAGCGGGAAATTGATCGACATAAACCCTTAGCCATCCAACCTGAGCACAGCGAGGAAGGCTTCTTGTGGAATTTCCACGTTGCCGACCTGCTTCATGCGTTTCTTACCGGCCTTCT
It encodes:
- the pdxJ gene encoding pyridoxine 5'-phosphate synthase encodes the protein MTEANCILLGVNIDHVATLRQARGTRYPDPVKAALDAEEAGADGITVHLREDRRHIQDRDVRVLADVLQTRMNFEMGVTDFMLGFAEQIRPAHVCLVPETRQELTTEGGLDVAGQEARIAAAVERLTLAGCEVSLFIDAEERQIEAAMRVGAPAIELHTGRYADAHTAEEAAHELSRIRDGVICGLNHGLIVNAGHGLHYHNAEAVAAIPGINELNIGHAIVAHALFVGFKQAVAEMKALIVAAANRG
- the recO gene encoding DNA repair protein RecO produces the protein MIPTAYVLHSRPYKESSALVDFFTTQGRVRAVLRAARGKVGSIARPFAPLELELRGRGELKTVGRLESAGIPLLLTGEALFSGLYLNELLIRLLPAEDPHPVMLEHYGLTLQALAAGRPLEPLLRAFEWRLLDELGYGFALDRDQHDQPIDPAALYRWQQDIGLVPVVQLQPGVFQGRELLAMAEADWHTPGALAAAKRLMRQALAPHLGGRPLVSRELFMTLKESKRD
- the era gene encoding GTPase Era, with protein sequence MTDAPVTRCGYVAIVGRPNVGKSTLLNHILGQKLAITSRKPQTTRHNMLGIKTEGEIQAVYVDTPGLHKNNEKALNRYMNRSASTALKDVDVVVFVVDRMRWTDEDQLVLEKVQHVKCPILLAVNKADRLEDKSELLPHLNWLAEQLPQAEIVPISALQGQNLDTLEKLVGERLPESEHFYPEDQITDRSSRFLAAELIREKIMRQLGAELPYQITVEIEEFKQEGRILHIHGLILVERDGQKKIIIGDKGERIKRIGQDARKDMETMFDSKVMLNLWVKVKGGWSDDERALRSLGYLDL
- the rnc gene encoding ribonuclease III; this translates as MSPNLSRLERQLGYSFKDQDLMILALTHRSFAGRNNERLEFLGDAILNFVAGEALFQRFPQAREGQLSRLRARLVKGETLAVLARGFELGEYLRLGSGELKSGGFRRESILADALEALIGAIYLDTGMDAARERVLAWLSNELDGLTLVDTNKDPKTRLQEFLQSRACELPRYEVVDIQGEPHCRTFMVECQVALLNEKTLGQGGSRRIAEQVAAAAALIALGVENGND
- a CDS encoding DUF4845 domain-containing protein; translated protein: MTFARSQQGLSILGWLVVLAVVAFFASTAFKVLPHYLDYMSMEKIITSVETDKAADVRTLNEFYTHVSKGMQVNNIRDLNMRDALQVKVENNEFLVHLKYEKREPLIENLDLVVNFDKEFRVRMP
- the lepB gene encoding signal peptidase I: MSINFPLLLVIAVAVCGLLALIDLILLAPRRRAAIAAYQGRVDDPEDRVLERLNKEPLLVEYGKSFFPVLAIVLVLRSFLVEPFQIPSGSMKPTLEVGDFILVNKFAYGIRLPVIDTKVIEVDNPQRGDVMVFRYPSDPTINYIKRVVGLPGDKIQYTQGKRLLINGEPVAEKLIGEEAGSLGSATLYQERLGQVEHTIRKEMTRMRREPGGEWVVPQGHYFMMGDNRDNSNDSRYWRDRHIPQELWGMVPDDHIVGKAFAIWMSWPEPKTSNLPNFSRVGLIH